One genomic segment of Odocoileus virginianus isolate 20LAN1187 ecotype Illinois chromosome 17, Ovbor_1.2, whole genome shotgun sequence includes these proteins:
- the HSD17B1 gene encoding 17-beta-hydroxysteroid dehydrogenase type 1 isoform X1 translates to MDRTVVLITGCSSGIGLHLALRLASDPSQSFKVYATLRDLASQGPLLEAAQSRGCPPGSLETLQLDVRDADSIAAAQARVTEGRVDVLVCNAGRGLVGPLEAHKEGSVDAVLDVNLMGTVRMLQAFLLDMKRRRSGRILVTGSVGGLMALPFNAVYCASKFALEGLCESLAILLQPFGVHVSLIECGPVHTPFPEKLEGGLGGMLDRADAETRDLFYRYRRHCERVIREAGQDPEEVVEVSAERDCGSGGGPRAPQPSPGQRASSRRCRSSSRRCAPRARPCATSLPNGSCRWCSCASPTPAAPATSRLRTSQRSTTRPPRAPTAPGRRPKLVNWGHLSSALLSSHNKRPNPPLSPALSFAARGDGVRLGKGKGL, encoded by the exons ATGGACCGCACCGTGGTACTCATCACCGGCTGTTCCTCCGGCATTGGCTTACACCTGGCCCTGCGACTGGCGTCCGACCCGTCCCAGAGCTTCAAAG TGTACGCCACGCTGAGGGACCTGGCGTCACAGGGCCCACTGCTGGAGGCCGCCCAGTCCCGAGGGTGCCCTCCCGGCTCCTTGGAGACTTTGCAGCTGGACGTGAGGGATGCAGATTCCATAGCCGCTGCCCAGGCACGCGTGACGGAGGGCCGCGTGGACGTGCTGG TGTGTAACGCAGGCCGGGGCCTGGTGGGGCCGCTGGAGGCCCACAAGGAGGGCAGCGTGGACGCCGTGCTGGACGTGAACCTAATGGGGACCGTGCGGATGCTGCAGGCCTTTCTGCTGGACATGAAGCGCCGCCGCTCGGGACGCATATTGGTGACCGGGAGCGTAGGCGGCCTGATGG CGCTTCCCTTCAACGCCGTTTACTGCGCCAGCAAGTTCGCGCTCGAGGGTTTATGCGAGAGTCTGGCGATTCTGCTGCAGCCCTTCGGGGTCCA CGTGAGCCTCATCGAATGCGGCCCAGTGCACACCCCCTTCCCCGAGAAGCTGGAGGGCGGCCTGGGCGGGATGCTGGACCGCGCGGACGCCGAGACCCGCGACCTCTTCTACCGCTACCGTCGCCACTGCGAGCGGGTCATACGCGAGGCGGGTCAGGACCCGGAGGAGGTGGTAGAGGTGAGCGCCGAGCGGGACTGCGGGAGCGGGGGCGGCCCCCgggctccccagcccagcccgggCCAGCGCGCCTCCTCCCGCCGCTGCAGGTCTTCCTCCAGGCGCTGCGCGCCCCGCGCCCGGCCCTGCGCTACTTCACTACCGAACGGTTCCTGCCGCTGGTGCAGCTGCGCGTCTCCGACCCCAGCGGCTCCAGCTACGTCGCGGCTGCGCACCAGTCAGCGTTCCACGACAAGGCCGCCGAGGGCTCCGACGGCGCCGGGGCGGAGGCCGAAGCTGGTAAACTGGGGGCATCTGAGCTCCGCGCTCCTCTCGTCCCACAATAAAAGGCCTAATCCGCCGCTGTCTCCCGCGCTCTCCTTTGCGGCCCGGGGGGATGGGGTGCgtttggggaaaggaaaggggCTTTGA
- the HSD17B1 gene encoding 17-beta-hydroxysteroid dehydrogenase type 1 isoform X4: protein MDRTVVLITGCSSGIGLHLALRLASDPSQSFKVYATLRDLASQGPLLEAAQSRGCPPGSLETLQLDVRDADSIAAAQARVTEGRVDVLVCNAGRGLVGPLEAHKEGSVDAVLDVNLMGTVRMLQAFLLDMKRRRSGRILVTGSVGGLMALPFNAVYCASKFALEGLCESLAILLQPFGVHVSLIECGPVHTPFPEKLEGGLGGMLDRADAETRDLFYRYRRHCERVIREAGQDPEEVVEVFLQALRAPRPALRYFTTERFLPLVQLRVSDPSGSSYVAAAHQSAFHDKAAEGSDGAGAEAEAEARCVKKQA from the exons ATGGACCGCACCGTGGTACTCATCACCGGCTGTTCCTCCGGCATTGGCTTACACCTGGCCCTGCGACTGGCGTCCGACCCGTCCCAGAGCTTCAAAG TGTACGCCACGCTGAGGGACCTGGCGTCACAGGGCCCACTGCTGGAGGCCGCCCAGTCCCGAGGGTGCCCTCCCGGCTCCTTGGAGACTTTGCAGCTGGACGTGAGGGATGCAGATTCCATAGCCGCTGCCCAGGCACGCGTGACGGAGGGCCGCGTGGACGTGCTGG TGTGTAACGCAGGCCGGGGCCTGGTGGGGCCGCTGGAGGCCCACAAGGAGGGCAGCGTGGACGCCGTGCTGGACGTGAACCTAATGGGGACCGTGCGGATGCTGCAGGCCTTTCTGCTGGACATGAAGCGCCGCCGCTCGGGACGCATATTGGTGACCGGGAGCGTAGGCGGCCTGATGG CGCTTCCCTTCAACGCCGTTTACTGCGCCAGCAAGTTCGCGCTCGAGGGTTTATGCGAGAGTCTGGCGATTCTGCTGCAGCCCTTCGGGGTCCA CGTGAGCCTCATCGAATGCGGCCCAGTGCACACCCCCTTCCCCGAGAAGCTGGAGGGCGGCCTGGGCGGGATGCTGGACCGCGCGGACGCCGAGACCCGCGACCTCTTCTACCGCTACCGTCGCCACTGCGAGCGGGTCATACGCGAGGCGGGTCAGGACCCGGAGGAGGTGGTAGAG GTCTTCCTCCAGGCGCTGCGCGCCCCGCGCCCGGCCCTGCGCTACTTCACTACCGAACGGTTCCTGCCGCTGGTGCAGCTGCGCGTCTCCGACCCCAGCGGCTCCAGCTACGTCGCGGCTGCGCACCAGTCAGCGTTCCACGACAAGGCCGCCGAGGGCTCCGACGGCGCCGGGGCGGAGGCCGAAGCTG AAGCCAGATGTGTAAAGAAACAAGCCTAA
- the HSD17B1 gene encoding 17-beta-hydroxysteroid dehydrogenase type 1 isoform X3, whose product MDRTVVLITGCSSGIGLHLALRLASDPSQSFKVYATLRDLASQGPLLEAAQSRGCPPGSLETLQLDVRDADSIAAAQARVTEGRVDVLVCNAGRGLVGPLEAHKEGSVDAVLDVNLMGTVRMLQAFLLDMKRRRSGRILVTGSVGGLMALPFNAVYCASKFALEGLCESLAILLQPFGVHVSLIECGPVHTPFPEKLEGGLGGMLDRADAETRDLFYRYRRHCERVIREAGQDPEEVVEVFLQALRAPRPALRYFTTERFLPLVQLRVSDPSGSSYVAAAHQSAFHDKAAEGSDGAGAEAEAGKLGASELRAPLVPQ is encoded by the exons ATGGACCGCACCGTGGTACTCATCACCGGCTGTTCCTCCGGCATTGGCTTACACCTGGCCCTGCGACTGGCGTCCGACCCGTCCCAGAGCTTCAAAG TGTACGCCACGCTGAGGGACCTGGCGTCACAGGGCCCACTGCTGGAGGCCGCCCAGTCCCGAGGGTGCCCTCCCGGCTCCTTGGAGACTTTGCAGCTGGACGTGAGGGATGCAGATTCCATAGCCGCTGCCCAGGCACGCGTGACGGAGGGCCGCGTGGACGTGCTGG TGTGTAACGCAGGCCGGGGCCTGGTGGGGCCGCTGGAGGCCCACAAGGAGGGCAGCGTGGACGCCGTGCTGGACGTGAACCTAATGGGGACCGTGCGGATGCTGCAGGCCTTTCTGCTGGACATGAAGCGCCGCCGCTCGGGACGCATATTGGTGACCGGGAGCGTAGGCGGCCTGATGG CGCTTCCCTTCAACGCCGTTTACTGCGCCAGCAAGTTCGCGCTCGAGGGTTTATGCGAGAGTCTGGCGATTCTGCTGCAGCCCTTCGGGGTCCA CGTGAGCCTCATCGAATGCGGCCCAGTGCACACCCCCTTCCCCGAGAAGCTGGAGGGCGGCCTGGGCGGGATGCTGGACCGCGCGGACGCCGAGACCCGCGACCTCTTCTACCGCTACCGTCGCCACTGCGAGCGGGTCATACGCGAGGCGGGTCAGGACCCGGAGGAGGTGGTAGAG GTCTTCCTCCAGGCGCTGCGCGCCCCGCGCCCGGCCCTGCGCTACTTCACTACCGAACGGTTCCTGCCGCTGGTGCAGCTGCGCGTCTCCGACCCCAGCGGCTCCAGCTACGTCGCGGCTGCGCACCAGTCAGCGTTCCACGACAAGGCCGCCGAGGGCTCCGACGGCGCCGGGGCGGAGGCCGAAGCTGGTAAACTGGGGGCATCTGAGCTCCGCGCTCCTCTCGTCCCACAATAA
- the HSD17B1 gene encoding 17-beta-hydroxysteroid dehydrogenase type 1 isoform X2 has protein sequence MDRTVVLITGCSSGIGLHLALRLASDPSQSFKVYATLRDLASQGPLLEAAQSRGCPPGSLETLQLDVRDADSIAAAQARVTEGRVDVLVCNAGRGLVGPLEAHKEGSVDAVLDVNLMGTVRMLQAFLLDMKRRRSGRILVTGSVGGLMALPFNAVYCASKFALEGLCESLAILLQPFGVHVSLIECGPVHTPFPEKLEGGLGGMLDRADAETRDLFYRYRRHCERVIREAGQDPEEVVEVSAERDCGSGGGPRAPQPSPGQRASSRRCRSSSRRCAPRARPCATSLPNGSCRWCSCASPTPAAPATSRLRTSQRSTTRPPRAPTAPGRRPKLKPDV, from the exons ATGGACCGCACCGTGGTACTCATCACCGGCTGTTCCTCCGGCATTGGCTTACACCTGGCCCTGCGACTGGCGTCCGACCCGTCCCAGAGCTTCAAAG TGTACGCCACGCTGAGGGACCTGGCGTCACAGGGCCCACTGCTGGAGGCCGCCCAGTCCCGAGGGTGCCCTCCCGGCTCCTTGGAGACTTTGCAGCTGGACGTGAGGGATGCAGATTCCATAGCCGCTGCCCAGGCACGCGTGACGGAGGGCCGCGTGGACGTGCTGG TGTGTAACGCAGGCCGGGGCCTGGTGGGGCCGCTGGAGGCCCACAAGGAGGGCAGCGTGGACGCCGTGCTGGACGTGAACCTAATGGGGACCGTGCGGATGCTGCAGGCCTTTCTGCTGGACATGAAGCGCCGCCGCTCGGGACGCATATTGGTGACCGGGAGCGTAGGCGGCCTGATGG CGCTTCCCTTCAACGCCGTTTACTGCGCCAGCAAGTTCGCGCTCGAGGGTTTATGCGAGAGTCTGGCGATTCTGCTGCAGCCCTTCGGGGTCCA CGTGAGCCTCATCGAATGCGGCCCAGTGCACACCCCCTTCCCCGAGAAGCTGGAGGGCGGCCTGGGCGGGATGCTGGACCGCGCGGACGCCGAGACCCGCGACCTCTTCTACCGCTACCGTCGCCACTGCGAGCGGGTCATACGCGAGGCGGGTCAGGACCCGGAGGAGGTGGTAGAGGTGAGCGCCGAGCGGGACTGCGGGAGCGGGGGCGGCCCCCgggctccccagcccagcccgggCCAGCGCGCCTCCTCCCGCCGCTGCAGGTCTTCCTCCAGGCGCTGCGCGCCCCGCGCCCGGCCCTGCGCTACTTCACTACCGAACGGTTCCTGCCGCTGGTGCAGCTGCGCGTCTCCGACCCCAGCGGCTCCAGCTACGTCGCGGCTGCGCACCAGTCAGCGTTCCACGACAAGGCCGCCGAGGGCTCCGACGGCGCCGGGGCGGAGGCCGAAGCTG AAGCCAGATGTGTAA